From the Salmo trutta chromosome 30, fSalTru1.1, whole genome shotgun sequence genome, one window contains:
- the zhx3b gene encoding zinc fingers and homeoboxes protein 3, with protein sequence MASKRKSTIPCMIPHKTMHLREELEQDSCLSDPLSLLRQAREQGYPSMGASGNGQSPRERSPGKSSRPEGGNDVKDGCGTYTCRPCNFETQDLNLFLDHVYSGHPDFRADPSFQCVDCGVSAAKFEGLALHNAQVHPSTLCTTLQLRRRDRRVVVEQSLVTGSETGRDTEITITKTPIMRMMKGKSESKRFVVSHSSPDEPDPLPISKSKEMERKETPTVTVTHVPTIVHNGTATKVTLPSAIQIVNGSGALPMLKTAITQVVSVVQNRNVYHQTAPITVSAALSSSTSSSSTSSKNMPKVMIPLSSIPTYSASMDSSSFLKTSFSKFPYPTKAELCYLTVVTKFPEEQINIWFTAQRLKQGISWSPEEIEEARKKMFNTIIQTAPPSTQYQPLSQTHHSPAQHTIRVLPASLGPTGIPHILQGSLVGQGGVIVTQPMMANSIQVTSAPMALAVTPKHQAAARPMMQARPAAALVADKGISMVVESSSIGNNIIISSRNSGGSISSSRNGAGSTSNGGGSTSSSRSSYNSSSFSSHASVINLSFGNNRGNSIYSNGKVINANGKINHAIANLSGKSNSNAISMVKSSSTDSRCNNSSKSNSSTIAKMISESQVTADIKSTMDNKPNSSKDTNSSSLSNKKTITTTSGPTATTTPTATPTSNPTTTSNPTTTSNPTSNPTTTKTEAASSPSTKPSSSSPAQSGSTEASGTPSSRTLPNTFLDPGFYKSKKTVEQLSALKESFTNNQFPNQEEVDRLISFTGLTVREVRKWFSDRRYHFRNLKGGRSSTGGQGGASATTTPGSASATTTPGMPRGNSATPMDLSDTATPSENTKTSQQGLAALSPPPSQTPTSPTTPSRRPPRPPSPDFTAIRYKERDPQQVRALEASFSQDPDPPGEEVDRLRAETKMTRREIHGWFAERRKRVAAEKKKEELERAEQADEMEAGGEGGKSKDDVGVKKEEDGSGSELKVNPIKINLKMLKVTESDGKLESEGGQADSPTMPTLSPSPDPTSTPTLTPAPSTIPSLTPKPSPSPKPSPSTTPKPAAPSSTPALKPSASPKPSPIRGKKTLEQLHLLKQVFVRTQWPSAAQYDELISSTGLPRPEVVRWFGDCRYVQKNGQLKWLEAYQTMVLKEDFQRGDTQMLKAHLEAHGSLEEEQVLELAQASGLTEELVRRWFSTQAPILLQGKDRGVAATEETPVAGGLTPNPAPMEEGSSKPVQEEKMEQLVCGGAKDERSVDTKAVNPEKGTD encoded by the exons ATGGCCAGCAAAAGGAAATCCACCATACCCTGTATGATCCCCCATAAGACCATGCACCTCCGGGAGGAGCTGGAGCAGGACTCGTGCCTGTcagaccctctctccctcctccgacAGGCCCGGGAACAGGGCTACCCTTCTATGGGTGCGAGCGGTAACGGGCAGAGTCCCCGGGAGCGATCCCCAGGAAAatcctccaggcctgagggggGCAATGATGTCAAAGATGGGTGTGGCACCTACACGTGCAGGCCGTGTAACTTTGAGACCCAGGACCTAAACCTGTTCCTGGACCACGTCTACAGTGGCCACCCGGACTTCAGAGCTGACCCCAGCTTCCAGTGCGTGGACTGTGGGGTGTCAGCGGCCAAATTTGAGGGCTTGGCCCTGCACAACGCCCAGGTCCACCCCAGCACATTGTGCACCACCCTGCAGCTgaggaggagggacaggagggtgGTGGTGGAGCAGAGTCTGGTGACAGGGTCAGAGACCGGGAGGGACACAGAGATCACCATCACCAAGACCCCCATCATGAGGATGATGAAAGGGAAGTCAGAGTCCAAGAGGTTTGTGGTGTCCCATTCCTCTCCTGATGAACCAGACCCCCTCCCCATCTCCAAGTccaaggagatggagagaaaagagaCCCCCACAGTGACGGTTACCCACGTCCCTACCATAGTGCACAACGGGACAGCCACCAAGGTCACGCTCCCCTCTGCTATCCAGATAGTGAATGGCTCGGGGGCTCTGCCCATGCTCAAGACTGCCATCACACAG GTGGTGTCAGTGGTCCAGAACAGGAACGTCTACCATCAGACAGCTCCCATCACAGTGTCCgctgccctctcctcctccacctcctcctcatccacctcctcCAAGAACATGCCCAAG GTGATGATCCCTCTGAGCAGCATCCCAACCTACAGCGCCTCTATGgactcttcctccttcctcaagACGTCCTTCAGTAAGTTCCCCTACCCCACCAAGGCAGAGCTCTGCTACCTCACCGTGGTCACCAAGTTCCCAGAGGAGCAGATCAACATCTGGTTCACCGCCCAGAGACTCAAGCAGGGCATCAGCTGGTCtccagaggagatagaggaggccAGGAAGAAGATGTTCAACACCATCATACAGACAGCTCCTCCTAGCACCCAGTACCAGCCATTGAGCCAGACACACCACAGTCCAGCCCAGCACACCATCAGGgtcctgcctgcctctctgggGCCTACAGGGATCCCTCACATCCTCCAGGGCTCTCTGGTGGGTCAGGGTGGGGTGATTGTCACCCAGCCCATGATGGCCAACAGCATCCAGGTCACCAGTGCCCCCATGGCCCTGGCGGTCACACCCAAGCACCAGGCTGCAGCCCGCCCTATGATGCAGGCCCGGCCTGCTGCCGCCCTAGTGGCCGATAAGGGGATCAGCATGGTGGTGGAGAGCAGTAGTATTGGGAACAACATCATCATCAGTAGCCGTAATAGTGGAGggagtatcagtagtagtagaaatGGTGCAGGGAGTACTAGTAATGGTGGAGGGAGTACTAGTAGTAGCCGTAGTAGTTACAATAGCAGTAGTTTCAGCAGCCATGCTAGTGTTATTAACCTTAGCTTTGGCAACAACAGGGGAAacagcatttatagcaatggaaAAGTCATCAACGCCAATGGTAAAATCAACCATGCTATTGCTAATCTCAGTGGGAAAAGCAACAGCAATGCTATCAGCATGGTTAAAAGCAGCAGCACTGACAGTAGGTGCAACAACAGCAGCAAAAGCAACAGCAGTACTATTGCTAAAATGATAAGTGAAAGTCAAGTAACCGCTGATATTaaaagcaccatggacaacaaacCCAACAGCAGCAAAGATACTAACAGCAGCAGCTTGAGCAACAAGAAAACAATCACCACAACCAGTGGCCCCACAGCCACAACTACCCCTACTGCCACCCCCACcagtaaccccaccaccaccagtaaccccaccaccaccagtaaTCCTACcagtaaccccaccaccaccaaaaCAGAGGCGGCATCTTCCCCCTCCACCAAACCTTCCTCATCTTCTCCGGCGCAGAGCGGGAGCACGGAGGCCAGTGGAACCCCCAGCTCCAGAACGCTCCCCAACACCTTCCTGGACCCCGGCTTCTACAAGAGCAAGAAGACCGTGGAGCAACTGAGTGCGCTCAAAGAGAGCTTCACCAACAACCAGTTCCCCAACCAGGAAGAGGTGGACCGTCTCATCTCCTTCACCGGCCTGACCGTACGCGAGGTCCGTAAGTGGTTCAGTGACCGCCGCTACCACTTCCGCAACCTCAAGGGGGGGCGTTCGAGCACGGGCGGTCAGGGGGGTGCTAGCGCAACGACCACACCCGGGTCGGCTAGCGCAACGACCACACCCGGGATGCCCCGTGGTAACAGTGCTACCCCCATGGACCTCTCGGATACTGCCACTCCCAGTGAGAACACTAAAACCTCCCAGCAGGGGTTGGCAGCCCTCAGCCCCCCTCCCTCACAGACACCCACCTCCCCCACCACCCCGTCCAGACGGCCACCCAGACCCCCCTCCCCGGACTTCACAGCCATCCGCTACAAAGAGAGGGACCCTCAGCAG GTGAGGGCGCTGGAGGCCAGCTTCAGCCAGGACCCTGACCCCCCTGGAGAGGAGGTGGACCGCCTCCGGGCCGAGACCAAAATGACCCGTAGAGAGATCCACGGCTGGTTCGCTGAACGCAGGAAGAGAGTCGCTGctgagaagaagaaagaggagtTGGAGAGGGCAGAGCAAGCGGATGAGATGGAGGCAGGGGGGGAGGGAGGTAAGAGTAAGGATGATGTCGGGGtgaagaaagaggaggatggttCAGGCTCCGAGCTGAAGGTGAACCCCATTAAGATCAACCTGAAGATGCTCAAAGTGACTGAGTCAGATGGCAAACTGGAGTCTGAGGGAGGGCAGGCAGATAGCCCCACCATGCctaccctgtctccctccccagACCCAACATCAACCCCCACCCTTACCCCTGCTCCATCCACAATTCCAAGTCTAACCCCAAAGCCATCTCCATCACCTAAACCCTCCCCCTCTACAACCCCAAAACCAGCAGCACCATCTTCCACCCCTGCCCTCAAGCCCTCCGCGTcccccaaaccctcccctatccgGGGCAAGAAGACGTTAGAGCAGCTCCACCTCCTGAAGCAGGTCTTTGTCCGGACCCAGTGGCCCAGCGCAGCCCAGTATGACGAGCTGATCTCTTCTACAGGGCTGCCCAGGCCTGAGGTAGTGCGTTGGTTCGGGGACTGTCGCTACGTGCAGAAGAACGGCCAGCTGAAGTGGCTGGAGGCCTACCAGACCATGGTACTGAAGGAGGACTTCCAGAGGGGAGACACTCAGATGCTCAAGGCCCATCTGGAGGCCCACGGGAGTCTGGAGGAAGAACAG GTGTTGGAGCTGGCCCAGGCTAGTGGGCTGACCGAAGAGCTGGTACGACGCTGGTTCTCTACCCAGGCTCCTATACTGCTGCAGGGGAAGGACAGGGGTGTTGCAGCCACAGAGGAGACACCCGTGGCAGGGGGACTAACACCCAACCCAGCACCCATGGAGGAAGGATCATCAAAGCCTGTTCAAGAGGAGAAGATGGAACAGTTGGTGTGTGGAGGAGCGAAAGATGAGAGGAGCGTGGACACCAAGGCTGTGAATCCTGAAAAAG GAACAGACTGA